In Caproiciproducens sp. NJN-50, the following are encoded in one genomic region:
- the nikB gene encoding nickel ABC transporter permease, which yields MLHYIVKRVLEVIPTLFLVTLFVFLFVRLIPGDPARMVAGEDASAQQIETIREQLGLNKPILTQYADYVGGLLHGDLGTSLKTKRPVSFEVGQRYWKTMTLALVSLAWSCIVGVLIGIWSGRNKSKWQDYTGMTLAVSGISLPSFWIGFIVIIIFSVNFKILPTTGASSWKSLVLPAFTLGTGIAAIIARFTRSSILEVMKEDYIRTARAKGLKEKHVVWTHAFRNAMIPVVTVAGLQFGHLLGGSVVVESVFAYPGLGSLLLDSINYRDYPTIQSLILIFSLHFILINLIVDILYAVLNPEIQLS from the coding sequence ATGCTGCATTATATCGTCAAACGGGTATTGGAAGTCATACCCACCCTGTTTCTGGTGACCCTTTTTGTTTTTTTGTTTGTCAGGCTGATTCCCGGGGACCCGGCCAGAATGGTTGCCGGAGAAGATGCTTCCGCACAGCAGATTGAAACAATCCGGGAACAGCTTGGATTGAATAAGCCGATTTTAACGCAATATGCGGATTATGTGGGCGGGCTGCTGCACGGTGACCTTGGCACTTCGCTGAAAACGAAAAGGCCCGTTTCTTTTGAAGTGGGACAGCGGTATTGGAAGACCATGACACTTGCTTTAGTCAGCCTTGCCTGGAGTTGTATTGTTGGGGTTCTGATTGGCATCTGGTCAGGTAGAAACAAGTCGAAATGGCAGGATTACACCGGCATGACCCTGGCGGTTTCCGGAATTTCGCTGCCATCCTTTTGGATTGGTTTTATTGTCATTATTATTTTTTCTGTAAATTTTAAAATTCTTCCGACGACAGGAGCATCCTCCTGGAAAAGCCTGGTTTTGCCGGCGTTTACATTGGGAACCGGCATCGCCGCGATTATTGCGCGGTTTACCCGTTCCTCTATTCTGGAAGTTATGAAGGAAGATTATATTCGGACTGCGAGGGCTAAGGGCCTGAAAGAAAAGCATGTGGTTTGGACCCATGCGTTCCGCAATGCCATGATTCCGGTTGTGACGGTCGCCGGGCTTCAGTTCGGCCATCTGCTGGGCGGTTCCGTAGTGGTGGAATCCGTATTCGCCTATCCGGGGCTTGGCAGCCTTTTGTTGGATTCCATTAATTACCGGGATTACCCCACGATTCAGTCATTGATTCTGATTTTCTCGCTGCATTTTATCCTGATCAACTTGATCGTGGACATTTTGTATGCGGTGCTGAATCCGGAAATCCAATTGAGCTAG
- a CDS encoding ABC transporter ATP-binding protein: MKETKSKNILEVKNLCTYFFTDDGVVKSVDGVDLTMKEGTTLGIVGESGSGKSVTALSIMGLLMGTSGKIVDGKILLDGKDIVNVSMETKRKLRGSQVAMIFQEPMTSLNPVMKIGRQIMESILLHQNVTKEQAREKALEMLKNTDIPRAEQIMNEYPFQLSGGQRQRVMIAMALVCNPKILIADEPTTALDVTIQAQILNLMEHLKDMIGTSIMFITHNLGVVAELCDEVAVMYCGRVVEFGDVESIFDNPMHPYTQGLLNSIPKLGQRVDRLDCIPGNVPNPRLMPKGCKFEPRCPYAKEICREKEPLLEGVGHQCRCWLHGNEEAEKAP, translated from the coding sequence ATGAAGGAAACAAAATCGAAGAACATTCTTGAAGTGAAGAATCTGTGTACCTACTTCTTTACCGATGACGGAGTCGTAAAATCTGTTGACGGTGTGGATCTGACGATGAAGGAAGGGACGACCCTCGGCATCGTGGGGGAGTCCGGCAGCGGAAAAAGCGTCACGGCCCTTTCCATTATGGGGCTGCTGATGGGTACCAGCGGAAAAATTGTCGACGGAAAGATTTTGCTGGACGGCAAGGATATTGTCAACGTCAGCATGGAAACCAAACGGAAGCTTCGGGGAAGCCAGGTCGCCATGATCTTTCAGGAACCCATGACCAGCCTGAACCCTGTCATGAAGATTGGCAGACAGATTATGGAATCCATCCTCCTCCACCAGAATGTGACGAAGGAACAGGCGCGTGAAAAAGCGCTGGAGATGTTGAAAAACACCGACATTCCGCGCGCGGAACAGATCATGAACGAGTATCCGTTTCAGCTTTCCGGAGGCCAGAGACAGCGGGTGATGATCGCGATGGCGCTGGTGTGCAACCCGAAAATACTGATCGCAGACGAGCCCACCACGGCGCTGGATGTAACGATACAGGCGCAGATCCTGAATTTGATGGAACATTTGAAGGATATGATCGGAACCTCCATCATGTTTATCACGCACAACCTGGGAGTCGTGGCGGAGCTGTGCGACGAAGTGGCCGTGATGTACTGCGGCCGGGTGGTGGAGTTCGGGGATGTGGAAAGCATTTTTGACAACCCCATGCACCCGTACACCCAGGGGCTGCTGAATTCCATCCCGAAGCTGGGCCAGCGCGTTGACCGGCTGGACTGTATCCCGGGGAATGTTCCAAACCCCAGACTGATGCCGAAAGGCTGCAAATTCGAACCCAGGTGTCCCTACGCGAAAGAAATATGCCGCGAAAAAGAGCCGCTCTTGGAAGGCGTCGGGCATCAGTGCAGGTGCTGGCTGCACGGCAATGAGGAGGCGGAAAAAGCGCCATGA
- the nikC gene encoding nickel transporter permease — MKSNKQRSDQEIIRTPFSEFIRKIKKQKTAIAAAAFILLLVIIAIISYQIAPYGINQYDYSSVLKGPSAKHWFGTDEFGRDIFSRVLCGSRISLSVGFISVTTAAICGTILGMVGGYYGGWIDSVIMRIGDTLFAFPGLILAIAIVAILGPGLYNVVIAVAVFGTPTFARLVRSTTLQQKKSLYVQAARNLGASDARILFGHIFPASVPNIIVQYTMSIGTSILTASSLSFLGMGASPPTPEWGLMLSNGRNYMLTAWHVALFPGLAIFLTVLSFNLLGDGLRDALDPKLSD, encoded by the coding sequence ATGAAAAGCAATAAACAACGATCTGATCAAGAAATAATCCGGACGCCGTTTTCCGAATTTATCCGAAAAATCAAAAAACAAAAAACAGCGATTGCGGCGGCGGCATTTATTTTGCTGCTGGTCATTATCGCGATTATCAGCTACCAAATAGCGCCTTATGGAATTAATCAGTACGACTACAGCTCCGTTCTGAAAGGGCCGAGCGCGAAACACTGGTTCGGGACCGACGAGTTTGGACGCGATATTTTCAGCCGTGTTTTGTGCGGTTCACGGATATCGCTGTCCGTTGGGTTCATTTCCGTGACCACCGCCGCTATTTGCGGTACGATTTTAGGAATGGTCGGCGGCTATTACGGCGGGTGGATCGACAGTGTCATCATGCGGATCGGCGATACGCTGTTCGCATTTCCCGGCCTGATCCTGGCAATTGCGATCGTGGCGATTTTGGGGCCGGGCCTGTACAACGTGGTCATCGCGGTGGCGGTATTCGGCACGCCGACCTTTGCCCGGCTGGTCCGGAGCACTACACTTCAGCAGAAAAAGAGCCTTTATGTGCAGGCGGCCAGGAACCTGGGGGCCTCCGATGCGCGGATATTATTTGGACATATTTTTCCCGCCTCGGTGCCGAACATCATCGTGCAGTATACCATGTCCATCGGCACGTCCATTCTGACGGCGTCCAGCCTCAGCTTTCTCGGGATGGGTGCGTCCCCTCCCACGCCGGAGTGGGGCCTGATGCTGAGCAACGGCCGGAATTATATGCTGACGGCGTGGCATGTTGCGCTGTTCCCGGGTCTTGCCATCTTTTTGACGGTGCTGAGCTTTAACCTGCTGGGAGATGGACTGCGGGACGCGCTGGATCCCAAATTGAGCGATTAG